The Arcobacter roscoffensis genome segment GGTGTAGCTAAGGGTTATACTGATCCAGATAATACTTTAAGGTTCTCAGTAGTTTCTGACCCAGCAGGTGAAAGAAAAAATACTAAAAACAATACTCCAGCAGTTATTCACATGAGTGTAGATAACTCTGATAAAATTGATATTACAGTAGCTGCTAAAGGTGGTGGTTCTGAGAACAAATCTAAATTTGCAGTATTAAATCCATCTGATTCAATCTATGACTGGGTTATGGAAAATGTAAGAAATATGGGTGCAGGATGGTGTCCTCCTGGTATCTTAGGAATTGGAATTGGTGGTAACCCAGAGAAATCTATGTTATTAGCAAAAGAATCATTAATGGATCACGTTGATATTCATGAATTAAAAGAAAGAGGTCCTCAAAATGCTCTTGAAGAGTTAAGACTTAAACTTTATGAAGATATTAACAAAATTGGTATTGGAGCTCAAGGTTTAGGTGGTGTTACTACTGTTTTAGATGTTAAAATCTTAGACTACCCATGTCACGCTGCTTCTTTACCAGTTGCTATGATTCCAAACTGTGCTGCTACTAGACATATTCACTTCGAATTAGATGGTAATGGTGCTGCTAAATTTGAAAAGCCTGATTTAGATATCTGGCCAGACTTAGAAATCCCTATGGATACAGTAAAAAAAGTAAACATTGAAGATTTAACAAAAGAGAACTTATCTCAATTTAAATCAGGTGATACTTTATTATTATCTGGAAAAATCTTAACAGCAAGAGATGCAGCTCACAAAAAAATCGTTGAGTACAAAAATGCTGGTAAAGAACTTCCAAATGGTGTTGATTTAAAAGATAGATTTATCTATTACGTAGGTCCAGTAGATCCAGTAAGAGATGAAAAAGTAGGACCAGCAGGACCAACTACATCTACAAGAATGGATAAATTTACTAAAGACATGATGGAAATTGGTATCATGGGTATGATTGGTAAAGCTGAAAGAAAACAACCAACAATTGATTTAATTAAAGA includes the following:
- a CDS encoding fumarate hydratase, coding for MSVITEQDIIDSVAGACQYISYYHPTDFVEGMVEAYEKEQSESAKNAIGQILINSKMCAMGHRPLCQDTGSINIFVKVGLNAKLDISRELEDILNDGVAKGYTDPDNTLRFSVVSDPAGERKNTKNNTPAVIHMSVDNSDKIDITVAAKGGGSENKSKFAVLNPSDSIYDWVMENVRNMGAGWCPPGILGIGIGGNPEKSMLLAKESLMDHVDIHELKERGPQNALEELRLKLYEDINKIGIGAQGLGGVTTVLDVKILDYPCHAASLPVAMIPNCAATRHIHFELDGNGAAKFEKPDLDIWPDLEIPMDTVKKVNIEDLTKENLSQFKSGDTLLLSGKILTARDAAHKKIVEYKNAGKELPNGVDLKDRFIYYVGPVDPVRDEKVGPAGPTTSTRMDKFTKDMMEIGIMGMIGKAERKQPTIDLIKEYKSMYLIATGGAAYLISQSIKDAKVIAFEEMGMEAIYEFEVKDMPVTVAVDTEGVSIHTTGPAKWRTI